A section of the Girardinichthys multiradiatus isolate DD_20200921_A chromosome 5, DD_fGirMul_XY1, whole genome shotgun sequence genome encodes:
- the LOC124868675 gene encoding ubinuclein-1-like isoform X1 has product MAESRRVQLTTLSCGVASFSSDTSDPVRQGCPGVLQDNGTGSGRPSVTETMRLVITLFEPDRRRFPEFNYCELIENKQTEDVPLSQLDLEEKGEHDEAAAIARTLEEKYDDKRKRKDRIQDLVDIGYGYDEDSFIDNSEAYDEFVPSFLTTKFGGFYVNSGVLHFRQISDTDTDDFSTEEGIIEPTKKRKFDGEQDKPKKRRGEMKSNTKLSTVSKTRVNDVKIKKKKAAKMLSVTSMLKRFQREKEKERQNMEKANQMMEATTASPFPTDAAGGGSGLTDRLLSLIGSTNDHALIQAASTVDFDIDLDSLLEVSEENLSPKSLPQAAAEMQLIKPGSGLQVQQNIQSEAESQPLTAKANVLPKPQSDQLQFLAEPSPVVRSLSTSLPEGLPPGLVDSIGDLVMAAKTSEGESKVKFFSSDINSILLDSCLSCFSIELQCQEQSSQLRSKVYKHLSSFMPCSKDTLLKRVKKLLITHEEEPTAEDQLQKLKKAIERSMPEQMACFQESCQAYAQAKTSKETEEENLEEKSVRKGVPKKVFKWNQEIRNCLDLLLKEKMEKCQKEGKYGQELEEYLKTVLDNEVKPLWPKGWMQSRVLRKESRKLSGLFSSLQLNKAKGFQTEKGHSSVGGASKSTDGCSSLQGTEELKVESSIFVLSPSTADKPPANPTSAPERSLLDILADQALAREHPLDLSRGYMATAIFKPWSFGSMDDRSPPLPPPPPNSSPINFPESQVVLPQLLQVGDMRSLAAPQLRNGQ; this is encoded by the exons ATGGCTGAGTCTCGGAGAGTTCAGCTCACCACTCTAAGCTGTGGTGTCGCTTCATTCAGTTCTGACACATCGGACCCTGTCCGACAGGGTTGTCCGGGTGTTCTGCAGGACAACGGAACCGGGTCGGGCCGACCATCTGTCACCGAAACGATGCGGCTGGTTATCACTTTGTTTGAGCCTGACAGGAGGAGATTTCCAGAGTTTAACTACTGCGAGCTGATTGAGAACAAG CAAACAGAAGATGTCCCGCTGAGCCAACTTGACCTGGAAGAAAAGGGAGAACATGATGAAGCTGCTGCCATCGCAAGAACGTTGGAAGAAAAATAT GACGACAAACGTAAACGAAAAGACCGCATTCAGGACCTGGTTGACATTGGGTATGGATATGATGAGGATTCTTTCATTGATAACTCGGAGGCg TATGACGAGTTTGTGCCGTCTTTCCTTACGACTAAATTTGGTGGATTCTATGTGAATTCGGGTGTGTTGCACTTTCGTCAGATTTCTGATACCGACACTGATGACTTCTCAACAGAAGAGGGAATAATTGAGCCAACAAAA AAACGTAAATTTGATGGTGAACAGGATAAGCCGAAGAAACGACGTGGAGAGATGAAGAGCAACACAAAATTGAG CACTGTGTCCAAAACAAGAGTGAATGATGTAAagatcaaaaagaaaaaggctGCAAAGATGTTGAGTGTCACCAGCATGCTGAAAAGGTTTCAGCGAGAGAAGGAAAAGGAGCGGCAGAACATGGAAAAGGCAAATCAGATGATGGAGGCAACCACGGCCTCCCCGTTTCCAACAGATGCAGCTGGGGGAGGTTCTGGTCTTACAGACCGTCTCCTCAGTTTGATTGGTTCCACAAATGATCACGCTTTGATCCAAGCAGCCAGCACAGTGGATTTTGATATAGATTTGGACTCTTTGTTAGAGGTCAGCGAAGAGAATTTGTCACCAAAATCTCTTCCTCAAGCAGCTGCTGAAATGCAGCTCATCAAACCTGGATCAGGTCTTCAGGTCCAGCAGAACATTCAGTCTGAAGCTGAATCCCAACCTTTAACTGCGAAGGCGAATGTGCTGCCAAAGCCTCAGTCTGATCAACTTCAGTTCCTGGCTGAACCCAGTCCTGTGGTACGGTCTCTGAGTACCTCCCTGCCTGAGGGACTTCCCCCGGGGTTGGTAGACAGCATTGGGGATCTTGTGATG GCTGCTAAGACATCAGAGGGCGAGTCAAAAGTCAAGTTCTTCAGTTCAGATATCAACTCAATTCTGCTCGA CTCATGCTTGTCTTGCTTCAGTATTGAGCTGCAGTGTCAGGAGCAGAGCAGCCAGCTTCGCTCAAAGGTCTACAAACACCTGTCCTCTTTCATGCCCTGCAGCAAAGATACTCTGCTGAAACGAGTAAAGAAACTACTGATCACACATgaa gaaGAACCTACTGCAGAAGACCAACTGCAGAAACTTAAGAAGGCAATTGAAAGATCAATGCCAGAGCAGATGGCTTGCTTTCAGGAAAGTTGCCAAGCCTATGCGCAGGCCAAGACTTCAAA GGAAACGGAGGAGGAAAATTTGGAGGAGAAAAGTGTCAGAAAAGGCGTTCCGAAGAAAGTGTTCAAATGGAATCAGGAGATCCG AAATTGCCTGGATCTCCTATTGAAAGAGAAAATGGAGAAATGtcaaaaagaaggaaaatatgGGCAGGAACTTGAGGAGTACCTGAAAACTGTGCTTGACAATGAAGTTAAACCACTTTGGCCTAAAGGATGGATGCAGTCAAG GGTGCTGAGGAAGGAGAGCAGGAAGTTGTCAGGCCTCTTCTCTTCGCTCCA ACTAAATAAAGCCAAGGGTTTTCAAACTGAAAAGGGTCACTCCTCTGTTGGTGGAGCTTCCAAATCCACAGATGGGTGCAGCAGTCTTCAAGGAACTGAAGAACTGAAGGTGGAGTCGAGCATCTTTGTCTTATCACCTTCAACCGCAGACAAACCTCCAGCAAACCCTACATCTGCTCCTGAACGTTCCCTCCTGGATATCCTTGCTGACCAGGCGCTGGCTCGTGAGCACCCACTCGATCTTTCCAGGGGCTACATGGCGACAGCCATTTTCAAGCCCTGGAGCTTTGGTAGTATGGATGACAGaagtcctcctcttcctcctccaccacctaACTCCAGCCCAATCAATTTCCCTGAAAGTCAGGTTGTTTTGCCTCAACTGTTGCAGGTTGGAGACATGAGATCTTTAGCAGCCCCCCAACTCAGAAATGGACAATAG
- the LOC124868675 gene encoding ubinuclein-1-like isoform X2, with the protein MAESRRVQLTTLSCGVASFSSDTSDPVRQGCPGVLQDNGTGSGRPSVTETMRLVITLFEPDRRRFPEFNYCELIENKQTEDVPLSQLDLEEKGEHDEAAAIARTLEEKYDDKRKRKDRIQDLVDIGYGYDEDSFIDNSEAYDEFVPSFLTTKFGGFYVNSGVLHFRQISDTDTDDFSTEEGIIEPTKKRKFDGEQDKPKKRRGEMKSNTKLSTVSKTRVNDVKIKKKKAAKMLSVTSMLKRFQREKEKERQNMEKANQMMEATTASPFPTDAAGGGSGLTDRLLSLIGSTNDHALIQAASTVDFDIDLDSLLEVSEENLSPKSLPQAAAEMQLIKPGSGLQVQQNIQSEAESQPLTAKANVLPKPQSDQLQFLAEPSPVVRSLSTSLPEGLPPGLVDSIGDLVMAAKTSEGESKVKFFSSDINSILLDIELQCQEQSSQLRSKVYKHLSSFMPCSKDTLLKRVKKLLITHEEEPTAEDQLQKLKKAIERSMPEQMACFQESCQAYAQAKTSKETEEENLEEKSVRKGVPKKVFKWNQEIRNCLDLLLKEKMEKCQKEGKYGQELEEYLKTVLDNEVKPLWPKGWMQSRVLRKESRKLSGLFSSLQLNKAKGFQTEKGHSSVGGASKSTDGCSSLQGTEELKVESSIFVLSPSTADKPPANPTSAPERSLLDILADQALAREHPLDLSRGYMATAIFKPWSFGSMDDRSPPLPPPPPNSSPINFPESQVVLPQLLQVGDMRSLAAPQLRNGQ; encoded by the exons ATGGCTGAGTCTCGGAGAGTTCAGCTCACCACTCTAAGCTGTGGTGTCGCTTCATTCAGTTCTGACACATCGGACCCTGTCCGACAGGGTTGTCCGGGTGTTCTGCAGGACAACGGAACCGGGTCGGGCCGACCATCTGTCACCGAAACGATGCGGCTGGTTATCACTTTGTTTGAGCCTGACAGGAGGAGATTTCCAGAGTTTAACTACTGCGAGCTGATTGAGAACAAG CAAACAGAAGATGTCCCGCTGAGCCAACTTGACCTGGAAGAAAAGGGAGAACATGATGAAGCTGCTGCCATCGCAAGAACGTTGGAAGAAAAATAT GACGACAAACGTAAACGAAAAGACCGCATTCAGGACCTGGTTGACATTGGGTATGGATATGATGAGGATTCTTTCATTGATAACTCGGAGGCg TATGACGAGTTTGTGCCGTCTTTCCTTACGACTAAATTTGGTGGATTCTATGTGAATTCGGGTGTGTTGCACTTTCGTCAGATTTCTGATACCGACACTGATGACTTCTCAACAGAAGAGGGAATAATTGAGCCAACAAAA AAACGTAAATTTGATGGTGAACAGGATAAGCCGAAGAAACGACGTGGAGAGATGAAGAGCAACACAAAATTGAG CACTGTGTCCAAAACAAGAGTGAATGATGTAAagatcaaaaagaaaaaggctGCAAAGATGTTGAGTGTCACCAGCATGCTGAAAAGGTTTCAGCGAGAGAAGGAAAAGGAGCGGCAGAACATGGAAAAGGCAAATCAGATGATGGAGGCAACCACGGCCTCCCCGTTTCCAACAGATGCAGCTGGGGGAGGTTCTGGTCTTACAGACCGTCTCCTCAGTTTGATTGGTTCCACAAATGATCACGCTTTGATCCAAGCAGCCAGCACAGTGGATTTTGATATAGATTTGGACTCTTTGTTAGAGGTCAGCGAAGAGAATTTGTCACCAAAATCTCTTCCTCAAGCAGCTGCTGAAATGCAGCTCATCAAACCTGGATCAGGTCTTCAGGTCCAGCAGAACATTCAGTCTGAAGCTGAATCCCAACCTTTAACTGCGAAGGCGAATGTGCTGCCAAAGCCTCAGTCTGATCAACTTCAGTTCCTGGCTGAACCCAGTCCTGTGGTACGGTCTCTGAGTACCTCCCTGCCTGAGGGACTTCCCCCGGGGTTGGTAGACAGCATTGGGGATCTTGTGATG GCTGCTAAGACATCAGAGGGCGAGTCAAAAGTCAAGTTCTTCAGTTCAGATATCAACTCAATTCTGCTCGA TATTGAGCTGCAGTGTCAGGAGCAGAGCAGCCAGCTTCGCTCAAAGGTCTACAAACACCTGTCCTCTTTCATGCCCTGCAGCAAAGATACTCTGCTGAAACGAGTAAAGAAACTACTGATCACACATgaa gaaGAACCTACTGCAGAAGACCAACTGCAGAAACTTAAGAAGGCAATTGAAAGATCAATGCCAGAGCAGATGGCTTGCTTTCAGGAAAGTTGCCAAGCCTATGCGCAGGCCAAGACTTCAAA GGAAACGGAGGAGGAAAATTTGGAGGAGAAAAGTGTCAGAAAAGGCGTTCCGAAGAAAGTGTTCAAATGGAATCAGGAGATCCG AAATTGCCTGGATCTCCTATTGAAAGAGAAAATGGAGAAATGtcaaaaagaaggaaaatatgGGCAGGAACTTGAGGAGTACCTGAAAACTGTGCTTGACAATGAAGTTAAACCACTTTGGCCTAAAGGATGGATGCAGTCAAG GGTGCTGAGGAAGGAGAGCAGGAAGTTGTCAGGCCTCTTCTCTTCGCTCCA ACTAAATAAAGCCAAGGGTTTTCAAACTGAAAAGGGTCACTCCTCTGTTGGTGGAGCTTCCAAATCCACAGATGGGTGCAGCAGTCTTCAAGGAACTGAAGAACTGAAGGTGGAGTCGAGCATCTTTGTCTTATCACCTTCAACCGCAGACAAACCTCCAGCAAACCCTACATCTGCTCCTGAACGTTCCCTCCTGGATATCCTTGCTGACCAGGCGCTGGCTCGTGAGCACCCACTCGATCTTTCCAGGGGCTACATGGCGACAGCCATTTTCAAGCCCTGGAGCTTTGGTAGTATGGATGACAGaagtcctcctcttcctcctccaccacctaACTCCAGCCCAATCAATTTCCCTGAAAGTCAGGTTGTTTTGCCTCAACTGTTGCAGGTTGGAGACATGAGATCTTTAGCAGCCCCCCAACTCAGAAATGGACAATAG